Genomic window (Paenibacillus sp. PK3_47):
GCACCAGGGCAGAACCTTCCTCTGAGCGTAACTGCCGGCTTGATCCCCCGGCCCCAATATCCTCCGTACGCTTCTTAGAATCCAAATTGGCTATCCACACTTAGCTTTTCCTCCTCCGATACTCCACCCCGGTGGTTTAACTCAAGCTGAATTTCCACCAATCCTGATTCATACAACGTATTCAGATTCGGTGTATCTTCATCTACTTTTTTGACGGTTATAGTTGAGCCATTTAAAGCGGAATCCAACTGAAGCGCCGCTGTACTTCCCGGGCCGATCCGCCTGTCACCGATTACGATATCGCTGCCTTCCACTTGAATCTGCACCGGGTCACTGTCTGATCTTTGCAGCATAATTCCTGAATTCGTATTACGGATCTCCTCAGGGCCGTACGTATACAGCTCCGTTATAATTGAAGACATTACAAGATCAGCCTCGTCGCGCAGCTTATTTTCGACCGTGATTTTTTGATAGCTTTTAAAACCGAACATGGTGACCGATCCGATAATACCGGCCACAATCGCAAAAAGGCTGATAGCGGCGATTAATTCGATTAGGGTGAAACCGTGCTGCCGTGCTGCTGCTTTAGCGAATTTCTTCATTGCTGATATATCCCTCCACCTCTACCGGTGCGGACTGGCCACCCTCTGTTTTCCGTGTAACAACCACCTTGACCGGAATCAGATATTCACTAATATCCTTTTTATCCACCCCGTTAACTGCCTCGTCTTCTGATTCTGGTTCTTTTAATAGTTCTTCTTGAAACACGACATTGATGCTGTAATCAATTCCGTTTACTGTCGGGTTCAGCACATGGGCCAA
Coding sequences:
- a CDS encoding type II secretion system protein, translated to MKKFAKAAARQHGFTLIELIAAISLFAIVAGIIGSVTMFGFKSYQKITVENKLRDEADLVMSSIITELYTYGPEEIRNTNSGIMLQRSDSDPVQIQVEGSDIVIGDRRIGPGSTAALQLDSALNGSTITVKKVDEDTPNLNTLYESGLVEIQLELNHRGGVSEEEKLSVDSQFGF